Proteins found in one Hoplias malabaricus isolate fHopMal1 chromosome 17, fHopMal1.hap1, whole genome shotgun sequence genomic segment:
- the lcp2b gene encoding lymphocyte cytosolic protein 2, whose translation MNLGNIPSRSEVMGWNTERLADYLKRMRLSGCDTVVKKSGINGARFLDMSSIDLQKFPNVHVPLITKICNDINQSGKNKGFFQRLKPLPPPNPGFGRALGRETWESQEDEQDSDEDYEDPDINNPDDTYICAVSEDCPSDEEDGYDYELPPSDTASEIPSHFRIVKSKDNSDYIDSVRECPKIRPPERPDTLTRPATAKPQMLTPKAPRIDPSPHRPIKSVTKSKPSKEAPQIDRRTKPRTTNVSKPCSNITEARCHPTNTRLVSSQIESSSVGFSEQQNVLAQNFQNEQDMDPQWYVGAMKRGEAEACLRRINKDGTFLIRDSSKNFLDQPYTLMVLNKQKVYNIQIRFLGNKEGYSLGTGLSGTETFPSVRDMVTHHTKTQLLLIDAMDRGMGAQHECCLMHPAWC comes from the exons ATGAATTTGGGCAACATTCCCTCTAGGTCAGAAGTTATGGGCTGGAACACAGAACGTCTAGCTGACTACCTAAAGAGA atgagGCTGTCTGGTTGTGACACAGTTGTGAAGAAAAGTGGCATAAATGGTGCAAGGTTTTTG GATATGTCAAGCATTGACCTTCAGAAGTTCCCCAACGTTCATGTGCC ACTTATCACAAAAATCTGCAATGACATTAACCAGAGTGGAAAAAATAAGGGTTTTTTTCAACG aTTAAAACCTCTACCACCTCCAAATCCGG GCTTTGGACGTGCACTGGGACGTGAAACTTGGGAATCACAAGAGGAT gaACAGGACAGTGATGAAGACTATGAGGACCCAGATATTAATAACCCTGATGACACCTATATTTGTGCAGTATCTGAGGATTGTCCATCTGATGAAGAAGATGGTTATGACTATGAGTTGCCCCCTAGTGACACGGCTAGTGAAATACCAAGCCATTTCCGCATTGTCAAGTCTAAGGACAACAGTGACTATATAG ATAGCGTACGCGAGTGTCCGAAAATAAGGCCGCCAGAACGACCAGACACATTGACACGCCCTGCCACGGCCAAACCTCAA ATGCTGACACCTAAAGCTCCAAGAATTGATCCATCCCCACACAGACCCATAAAATCTGTCACCAAAT CCAAGCCATCTAAAGAAGCACCTCAAATTGACCGCAGGACCAAACCTCGCACTACAAACGTCTCAAAACCTTGCTCAAATATCACAG AAGCAAGATGCCACCCTACAAACACAAG gctggtttccagtcagatcGAGAGCTCTTCAGTGGGTTTCTCTGAGCAACAAAATGTACTGGCCCAAAACTTCCAGAACGAACAG GACATGGATCCTCAGTGGTATGTAGGTGCGATGAAAAGAGGGGAAGCTGAAGCCTGCCTGAGAAGAATAAACAAG GATGGCACCTTCCTCATAAGAGACAGCTCCAAAAACTTCCTGGATCAGCCATATACACTGATGGTACTGAACAAGCAAAAAGTGTACAACATCCAAATTCGTTTCCTTGGAAACAAAGAAGGCTACTCTTTGGGCACAGGCCTAAGTGGAACAGAG ACTTTTCCCAGTGTGAGAGACAtggtcacacaccacacaaagaCACAACTACTGCTGATAGATGCCATGGATCGTGGCATGGGAGCTCAGCATGAATGCTGTCTAATGCATCCAGCATGGTGTTAA